The following are from one region of the Denitrobacterium detoxificans genome:
- a CDS encoding carboxymuconolactone decarboxylase family protein, which produces MTKKIVQTAGRSQLGEFAPEFAHFNDDVLFGENWNNQDIDVKTRSILTVVALMAQGITDSSLTYHLQNAKNHGVTQAEIAAVITHVAFYAGWPKAWAVFNLAKSVWNVGEGDLPYDDAAMRAHAKEMPFPIGKPNNAFAQYFVGQSYLAPISTEQVPVFNVTFEPGCRNNWHVHHANAGGGQMLICVAGRGYYQAWGEEPVELTPGSVVNIPAGVKHWHGAASDSWFSHLAIEVPGEGGSNEWLEPVSDEEYGKLA; this is translated from the coding sequence ATGACGAAGAAGATCGTGCAGACGGCTGGGCGTTCCCAGCTAGGCGAGTTCGCTCCCGAATTCGCGCACTTCAACGATGACGTGCTGTTTGGCGAGAATTGGAACAACCAGGATATCGACGTGAAGACGCGAAGCATCCTCACGGTTGTTGCGCTGATGGCACAGGGTATTACCGACTCGTCTTTGACCTACCATTTGCAGAATGCGAAAAATCACGGCGTGACTCAGGCCGAGATTGCCGCCGTTATCACGCATGTTGCGTTCTATGCGGGGTGGCCTAAGGCGTGGGCCGTATTCAATTTGGCGAAGAGCGTGTGGAATGTGGGCGAGGGCGACCTACCGTACGACGATGCTGCCATGAGGGCGCATGCGAAGGAAATGCCGTTCCCCATTGGCAAGCCGAACAATGCGTTTGCGCAGTACTTCGTGGGGCAGAGCTATCTTGCGCCGATATCTACCGAGCAGGTGCCTGTGTTCAATGTGACATTCGAGCCGGGTTGCCGCAACAACTGGCACGTGCATCATGCGAACGCGGGTGGTGGCCAGATGCTCATCTGCGTCGCGGGGCGTGGCTACTACCAAGCTTGGGGCGAGGAACCTGTGGAACTTACGCCTGGTTCCGTGGTGAACATCCCGGCTGGCGTGAAGCACTGGCATGGTGCGGCGTCTGATTCGTGGTTCTCGCACCTGGCCATCGAGGTGCCGGGCGAGGGCGGAAGCAACGAATGGCTCGAACCCGTATCGGACGAGGAATACGGGAAGCTGGCATAA
- a CDS encoding zinc-ribbon domain-containing protein produces MCFRPSPVKRENTDQKTCQTCGMPVDSDATTCPYCGDPIPQNPPDDYSDIDPSHNTRII; encoded by the coding sequence ATGTGCTTCAGGCCAAGTCCCGTAAAGCGAGAAAACACCGATCAGAAAACCTGTCAGACATGCGGCATGCCCGTTGATTCTGATGCGACTACCTGCCCGTATTGCGGAGATCCCATTCCGCAGAATCCGCCTGATGACTACAGTGATATCGACCCATCGCATAACACCCGAATTATCTAG
- a CDS encoding Nif11-like leader peptide family natural product precursor, which yields MNIKDLSPELQEKARACRTTGELLELAKEEGMEIPDDELEGIASGGWCSEHEWGCPADKCGVYGVGR from the coding sequence ATGAACATCAAAGACTTATCCCCCGAGCTGCAGGAGAAGGCGCGCGCATGCCGCACTACGGGAGAGCTGCTTGAGCTTGCCAAGGAAGAGGGCATGGAGATTCCCGACGACGAGCTCGAAGGCATTGCGAGTGGAGGTTGGTGCTCCGAGCATGAGTGGGGTTGCCCTGCTGACAAATGCGGCGTGTACGGCGTCGGTCGATAA
- a CDS encoding dicarboxylate/amino acid:cation symporter, which translates to MKFKALEGDFDAAHAFVEGLLNRADINDQVAHETLIVFEALFQKLLDLGLPESTEIDISRANKLGGFSVMVGFEGKPFNLYSNGEDSIEDKIIRSYDDKLDCSYRAGYNLISVSVSRSYRTRLFACALATLAAVVVYLPLHFLLDDSTKYSLLEDYLVPVETMFANITLMVGAPITFFSLLKNLTDTYVVSQRNSGMRRLKTRTIATSVVAILLAIVAAHFWSIPFAGLAGLEPEYAGAEFNRTFAEIVTSSAPSNIFEPFETISPIPLMLVALLVTYALCSAGKHFDMLRGAMEACYTLFSRMLYVVTATLPLFCFLAFLEVLLTDAFWSIPVILGYLFVLHASLILLIASYAVQLRAHGIKPIPFARKLIPLIRENIKIGSAIDATSYNVRYCARTYGLSREKLERNLPVLAQINLDGNCFLIMLIGLIFVFITGTRFTAFDIVILGALVLLLSVGAPNQPGSILIGTLIITAYLHSYDLICVAIYLEAFLGTAQNMANVIGDIVTVAIDESDSIRQ; encoded by the coding sequence ATGAAGTTCAAAGCCCTAGAGGGAGACTTTGATGCCGCGCACGCCTTCGTGGAGGGCCTGCTCAATCGCGCCGACATCAACGACCAAGTTGCCCATGAAACCCTAATCGTCTTCGAGGCGCTCTTCCAGAAACTGCTCGACCTGGGCCTGCCCGAAAGCACAGAAATCGATATCTCGCGGGCAAACAAGCTCGGAGGATTCAGCGTGATGGTGGGGTTCGAGGGAAAGCCCTTCAACTTGTACTCAAACGGCGAGGATTCCATCGAAGACAAAATCATACGCAGCTACGACGACAAGCTGGATTGCAGCTATCGCGCGGGCTACAACCTTATTAGCGTATCGGTCAGCAGGAGCTACCGAACAAGGCTGTTCGCCTGCGCCCTAGCCACCCTGGCGGCCGTAGTCGTTTACCTTCCCCTGCACTTTCTGCTCGACGACTCGACCAAGTACTCACTGCTCGAGGACTACCTTGTGCCCGTCGAGACCATGTTCGCCAACATCACGCTCATGGTCGGCGCGCCCATAACCTTCTTCTCGCTTCTGAAAAACCTCACGGACACCTACGTCGTATCCCAGAGAAACTCCGGCATGCGAAGGCTCAAGACAAGAACAATCGCAACTTCGGTCGTTGCCATATTGCTGGCAATCGTAGCAGCGCACTTCTGGAGCATCCCCTTCGCCGGCTTAGCCGGACTGGAACCCGAATACGCGGGCGCAGAATTCAACCGCACATTCGCCGAAATCGTTACGTCGTCTGCACCATCCAACATCTTCGAGCCCTTCGAGACCATCTCCCCCATCCCGCTCATGCTCGTTGCCCTCCTAGTCACCTACGCGCTATGCTCCGCAGGTAAGCACTTCGACATGCTGCGTGGGGCTATGGAAGCCTGCTATACCCTCTTTTCCCGCATGCTGTACGTCGTAACGGCCACACTGCCCCTTTTCTGCTTCTTAGCGTTTCTGGAGGTCCTGCTCACCGACGCATTCTGGAGCATACCCGTGATCTTGGGGTACCTCTTCGTCCTGCATGCAAGCCTGATTCTACTGATTGCCTCATACGCCGTTCAGCTGCGCGCGCACGGCATAAAGCCCATCCCCTTCGCGCGGAAGCTCATTCCTCTCATCCGCGAGAACATCAAGATAGGTTCCGCAATCGACGCCACATCATACAACGTTAGATACTGCGCAAGAACGTATGGACTGTCCCGCGAAAAGCTCGAACGGAATCTGCCGGTACTGGCCCAGATTAACCTCGATGGCAATTGTTTTCTCATCATGCTCATCGGGCTCATATTCGTCTTTATTACCGGCACCAGATTCACTGCGTTTGACATCGTCATATTGGGCGCGCTGGTATTGCTTCTATCGGTTGGCGCCCCAAATCAACCAGGCAGCATCCTGATTGGAACCCTCATCATCACCGCGTATCTACATTCGTACGATTTGATTTGCGTTGCCATCTACCTTGAGGCATTCTTGGGCACAGCGCAAAATATGGCCAACGTCATCGGCGATATCGTAACGGTGGCCATCGACGAAAGCGACAGCATACGCCAGTAA
- the bsh gene encoding choloylglycine hydrolase → MCTGIRFTDGQGNMYFGRNLDWSCGYGEHVVITPTGWKPNSPFGAVSAVRHPIYGMGIVAENTPLYFDCANDAGLAIAGLNFPGYAQYEPEPVQGKANVCAWEFPLWVVANFESISEVEAALTNTVIVNKPINEQYPCSLLHWIIGDATRCIVVEYTAAGMQVFENKLNVLANQPGFVYHEENVRNYIGCSPEVAGPVSWGTAELSPYGSGSGMHGIPGDCYSPSRFVRAAYHNAFYPRKNTEEENVSRLFHTLASVAMVDGASKMLDGDFEITVYTGGLSTRTNTYYYNTYDDPAIKSVALSKFDATGTELIEVE, encoded by the coding sequence ATGTGCACGGGAATCCGATTCACGGACGGACAGGGCAACATGTACTTCGGACGCAACCTCGACTGGAGCTGCGGCTACGGCGAGCACGTGGTCATCACGCCCACTGGCTGGAAGCCCAATTCGCCCTTCGGTGCCGTAAGCGCAGTTCGTCACCCCATCTACGGAATGGGCATCGTCGCCGAGAACACCCCTCTGTACTTCGACTGCGCCAACGATGCGGGGCTCGCCATCGCAGGCCTCAATTTCCCAGGCTATGCCCAATACGAGCCCGAACCGGTGCAGGGCAAGGCCAACGTATGCGCATGGGAATTCCCCTTGTGGGTTGTCGCAAACTTCGAAAGCATAAGCGAAGTGGAAGCCGCCCTGACCAACACGGTCATCGTCAACAAGCCCATCAACGAGCAATACCCCTGTTCGCTGCTTCACTGGATCATCGGCGATGCGACGCGCTGCATCGTAGTGGAATACACGGCCGCAGGCATGCAGGTCTTCGAGAACAAGCTCAACGTCCTGGCGAACCAACCCGGCTTCGTCTATCACGAAGAGAACGTTCGCAACTACATTGGATGCTCTCCTGAGGTGGCAGGCCCCGTTTCCTGGGGCACAGCCGAGCTTTCCCCCTACGGAAGCGGAAGCGGCATGCACGGAATCCCCGGCGACTGCTACTCCCCCTCCCGCTTCGTACGAGCCGCCTACCATAATGCCTTCTACCCGCGGAAGAACACCGAAGAAGAAAACGTCTCGCGCCTCTTTCACACACTCGCAAGCGTCGCAATGGTAGACGGCGCATCCAAGATGCTAGATGGCGACTTCGAGATAACCGTTTACACGGGCGGTCTTTCCACGCGCACGAACACGTACTACTACAACACGTACGACGACCCCGCCATCAAGAGCGTCGCCCTTTCTAAATTCGACGCAACGGGAACAGAGCTCATCGAAGTCGAATAG
- a CDS encoding type IV toxin-antitoxin system AbiEi family antitoxin domain-containing protein has product MLYTYIDMIDRYGSAYQIGRAVDSGDVYKVASGLYSDARHPDPNVVVCARYPKAVLTMDSAFYLHGLTDVIPELVHVATPRNSTRIRSTQVRQYFMEQRLMDVGVSHRQIEGSDLRVFSKERMLVELLRSSGTLAFDYYKELIGSYRKIADELDMREVEDCVALYKRADTLFEMMQREVL; this is encoded by the coding sequence ATGCTCTATACCTACATCGACATGATTGACAGGTACGGGTCTGCCTACCAGATTGGGCGAGCTGTAGACTCTGGCGATGTCTACAAAGTAGCTAGCGGTCTGTATTCGGATGCTCGCCATCCCGACCCGAATGTCGTCGTCTGCGCTCGTTATCCGAAAGCCGTGTTGACCATGGACTCGGCCTTTTACCTGCATGGTCTGACGGATGTGATACCTGAATTGGTGCATGTGGCAACGCCGCGAAACTCTACGCGAATTCGCAGCACGCAGGTTCGGCAGTACTTTATGGAGCAGAGGCTCATGGATGTGGGCGTAAGCCATCGCCAGATTGAGGGCTCGGATCTCCGCGTTTTCTCGAAGGAGCGCATGTTGGTGGAGCTGCTTAGGAGTTCCGGAACGCTAGCTTTTGATTACTACAAAGAGCTCATTGGCTCGTACCGCAAGATTGCAGATGAACTCGACATGCGCGAGGTTGAGGACTGCGTGGCGCTGTATAAGCGGGCTGATACCCTCTTCGAAATGATGCAGAGGGAGGTGCTGTAG
- a CDS encoding nucleotidyl transferase AbiEii/AbiGii toxin family protein, whose product MDLRAIRDAYMDDGPDFQNATARTCRDVVLTLISMSRMADHVTVKGGVVMQQISGDRRRATRDLDLDFVRYPMTDEGIREFIRSLRPSSVGVRLEIVGPVEELKHQDYRGKRVHLRITDNGGVSMDTKLDLGVHDRLSLEQQELWFDTALQDEGISLMANSKEQICAEKLRSLMRIGVASTRFKDVFDVYYLLCREGVDRESFDCAMRVLVYDADDMREAGPSDARARLTRVLGDRRFRRNLANARNNWLGANVDEVVSGILCFFS is encoded by the coding sequence ATGGACCTTAGGGCCATTCGCGATGCCTATATGGATGATGGCCCGGACTTCCAAAATGCGACGGCGCGAACCTGCCGTGATGTGGTGCTCACGCTGATATCGATGTCGCGTATGGCGGACCACGTTACTGTGAAGGGCGGCGTGGTTATGCAGCAGATTTCGGGTGATAGAAGACGAGCGACGCGCGATCTCGATTTGGACTTTGTCCGCTATCCGATGACCGATGAGGGAATTCGGGAATTCATTCGGTCTCTCCGCCCTTCGAGTGTTGGCGTACGGCTAGAGATTGTCGGCCCCGTCGAGGAACTCAAGCATCAGGATTATCGCGGCAAGCGTGTGCACCTGCGTATTACGGACAATGGTGGAGTCAGCATGGATACCAAGCTTGACCTGGGTGTCCACGACAGGCTTTCGCTTGAGCAGCAGGAGCTTTGGTTCGATACCGCGTTGCAGGATGAGGGTATTTCGCTGATGGCCAATAGCAAGGAACAAATTTGCGCCGAGAAGCTTCGATCCCTCATGCGCATCGGTGTGGCGTCTACTCGCTTCAAGGACGTATTCGACGTATATTACTTGCTCTGCCGCGAAGGAGTTGACCGTGAGTCGTTCGATTGTGCCATGCGCGTGCTGGTTTACGATGCGGATGACATGCGCGAGGCTGGGCCTTCCGATGCGCGCGCTCGGCTCACGCGGGTTTTGGGCGATCGGCGCTTCCGAAGGAACCTCGCAAACGCTCGTAATAACTGGCTCGGAGCGAATGTCGACGAGGTGGTTTCGGGCATCCTGTGTTTCTTTAGCTGA
- a CDS encoding prephenate dehydratase — MAMYAKLLAGVLAVSLSIALVGCSQDQGGSGSGGSASSSSVESVEVPAPDAEIADVTTVAYLGPEGTYTEEAAKLFFGTNDDLKPQATVSDALALVADGTVSYAVVPQENTLGGPVTDYIDALLASQDVSVVGEVVLPIRQTLMGLPGTDLTQVKRVLSHKQGLAQSSAWLDENLPNAERIETASTAAAAQQVADGGDTSTVAIAAPGAADLYGLEVLRENVSKSDANKTRFYVVSRHANELAGYDRALFVASMSAEELPGVLNSACANGTKLVCVHDRPGKTALGDYRYEIELEREGGFTDEEVSRLEDIAQLQLLGRFASVETTSAGNSASSSE, encoded by the coding sequence ATGGCGATGTATGCGAAGCTGCTAGCCGGCGTTCTCGCGGTTTCGTTGAGCATTGCGCTAGTCGGTTGCTCCCAGGACCAAGGCGGATCGGGTAGCGGCGGTTCGGCATCCTCTTCTTCCGTCGAGAGCGTCGAGGTTCCGGCTCCCGATGCCGAAATCGCCGATGTCACGACTGTTGCATACTTGGGGCCCGAAGGGACCTACACCGAGGAGGCGGCAAAGCTCTTTTTTGGCACCAACGACGATCTGAAGCCGCAGGCCACCGTTTCCGATGCGCTTGCGCTCGTGGCCGATGGCACGGTTTCCTATGCGGTCGTGCCGCAGGAGAACACGCTGGGCGGCCCGGTGACTGACTACATCGATGCCCTTCTCGCATCGCAGGACGTCAGCGTGGTGGGCGAGGTCGTCTTGCCGATTCGCCAGACGCTCATGGGCCTTCCGGGAACAGATCTTACCCAGGTCAAGCGCGTGCTGTCCCATAAGCAGGGTTTGGCTCAGAGTTCGGCCTGGCTCGATGAGAACCTGCCTAATGCCGAACGCATCGAGACGGCCAGCACCGCTGCTGCCGCTCAGCAGGTGGCTGACGGAGGCGACACCTCGACCGTGGCCATCGCGGCGCCTGGTGCGGCCGACCTGTATGGGCTCGAGGTGCTGCGGGAAAACGTTTCGAAATCCGACGCGAACAAGACGCGCTTCTACGTCGTGTCACGTCATGCGAACGAGCTTGCGGGTTATGATCGCGCTCTGTTCGTGGCGAGCATGTCGGCTGAGGAGCTGCCTGGCGTGCTGAATTCGGCATGTGCCAATGGGACGAAGCTCGTTTGCGTGCACGACCGTCCCGGAAAGACTGCGCTCGGGGATTACCGTTACGAGATCGAGCTCGAGCGCGAAGGTGGCTTCACGGACGAGGAGGTCTCGCGTCTCGAGGACATCGCGCAACTCCAGCTTCTCGGTCGGTTCGCCAGCGTCGAGACAACGAGTGCCGGCAATTCAGCCAGCTCGAGCGAATAG
- a CDS encoding AMP-binding protein produces the protein MRVANDPEGIAFVYGDGEAETKKSCRRFYSEVLALASYLHDRYQHAKIALIGENRYEWIVCFFATIISDNIIVPLDKDLPPTELNELVDRCGCDLLIHSQIYADVASELCENRSLASLSMADIANVLSQAGQTEFAHRRDPEDTCAIFFTSGTTGTPKGVMLSERNISHDSYYSAFDLWLEGDSVLTLPLHHTFSLAVGVMGAYICGHAVYISKGIRYFASELEKRHPASLCVVPLYLETLYKRIWRQAKIDGLEGKLKWALRLSRALRKIGIDVRRRLFKTVLDKLGGKLVDIICGGAYLDQSYIDFFDDIGINIYNGYGITECSPIVSVNRAEKRVAHSVGKPVSCLEVITDNGEICVRGDAVMLGYYDDARATHDALVDGWFHTGDLGYIDDGYIFITGRKKNLIILSNGKNVSAEELEERLTRIAAVSEAVVRNENDRIVAEIYSKEGKTADAEVEALNRTLPPYKRIAEIRYRDAEFPKTTTQKIKR, from the coding sequence GTGCGGGTTGCAAACGACCCCGAGGGCATTGCCTTCGTCTACGGCGATGGCGAAGCGGAAACCAAGAAAAGCTGCAGGCGGTTCTATAGCGAAGTCCTGGCCCTTGCCTCGTATCTGCACGACAGGTACCAGCATGCGAAGATCGCTCTCATTGGCGAGAACAGATACGAGTGGATCGTCTGCTTCTTCGCAACGATCATCTCCGACAACATCATCGTCCCCCTCGACAAGGACCTCCCGCCTACCGAACTGAACGAGCTCGTTGATCGCTGCGGCTGCGACCTGCTCATCCATTCGCAGATCTACGCCGACGTAGCCAGCGAGCTATGCGAAAACCGCTCGCTCGCGTCCCTGTCGATGGCGGATATCGCCAACGTGCTTTCCCAGGCTGGCCAAACGGAGTTCGCTCACCGTAGGGACCCCGAAGACACCTGCGCAATCTTCTTCACGTCGGGTACGACCGGCACGCCCAAGGGAGTCATGCTCTCCGAGAGGAACATAAGCCACGACAGCTATTACTCCGCCTTCGACCTTTGGCTGGAAGGCGATTCGGTCCTCACGCTCCCCCTGCACCACACCTTCAGCCTGGCCGTCGGCGTCATGGGTGCATACATCTGCGGCCATGCCGTCTACATCTCGAAGGGCATTCGGTATTTTGCCAGCGAACTGGAAAAACGCCACCCCGCAAGCCTCTGCGTCGTTCCCCTCTATCTCGAGACGCTCTACAAGCGCATATGGCGTCAAGCGAAGATCGACGGGCTTGAAGGCAAGCTGAAATGGGCCTTGCGCCTCAGCAGGGCCCTAAGGAAGATTGGCATCGATGTACGCAGAAGGCTCTTCAAGACGGTTCTCGACAAGCTTGGCGGCAAGCTCGTCGACATCATCTGCGGCGGAGCGTACCTCGACCAAAGCTACATCGATTTCTTCGACGATATAGGCATCAACATCTACAACGGTTACGGAATCACCGAGTGCTCGCCGATCGTCTCGGTGAACAGAGCCGAAAAACGCGTGGCGCACTCGGTGGGCAAGCCAGTATCCTGCCTCGAGGTCATCACCGACAACGGGGAGATCTGCGTGAGAGGCGATGCCGTCATGCTCGGCTACTACGACGACGCTCGCGCAACGCACGACGCCCTTGTCGACGGGTGGTTCCACACGGGAGACCTGGGGTACATCGACGACGGCTACATCTTCATAACGGGACGAAAGAAGAACCTCATCATCTTGTCCAACGGGAAAAACGTCTCGGCCGAGGAGCTCGAGGAACGCCTTACACGCATCGCCGCCGTGAGCGAAGCGGTAGTGAGAAACGAAAACGACCGCATCGTAGCCGAAATATACTCCAAGGAAGGCAAAACAGCCGATGCCGAAGTCGAAGCGCTCAACCGCACGCTCCCGCCGTACAAGCGCATAGCCGAAATACGCTACCGCGATGCCGAGTTCCCGAAAACGACCACGCAGAAGATCAAGAGGTAG
- a CDS encoding acyl carrier protein, protein MFESVKDILEHYTEYEVREDSSLMGDLRLSSFDLAAIVAEFEDRFSITVDDRDIVNLVTVQDVIDYLEKKTR, encoded by the coding sequence GTGTTTGAAAGCGTAAAAGACATACTCGAGCACTACACGGAATACGAAGTGCGGGAAGATTCCTCGCTGATGGGCGATTTGCGCCTGTCATCGTTCGATCTAGCGGCCATTGTCGCCGAGTTCGAGGACAGGTTCTCCATCACGGTGGACGATCGTGACATAGTGAACCTCGTCACGGTGCAGGACGTCATCGATTATCTCGAGAAGAAGACCCGATAA
- a CDS encoding condensation domain-containing protein translates to MNDEVFELYDSQLFMHALQKAGLAQEITLCGSLLIPQKISDERLQAAANKVLDANDVLRSYFIEKDGKTYQTYEPYKEHVFEIRHFDDAEDMESWAKLYATIPLEYRVEGKGKGPTLEGIGKPSPRLALNILRQQRATARRRKKLGLEGREPTCFELILAQLPEASGALIKMSHIISDGWSMVLVGNQFLHALKGEPFKAYDYQDYVESDKAYKQSERAQLDRDFFREEWLKHPEPTICFPGELYSFEGTRNSLDLDAELSQSIRAYCLDNRVSGMNVFLSAIGICLSRRLGSESFHLGSLSINRAGTKEKNTVGLFASTLPILMNVTPDISFKQLVHNMREKTFSTLRHARGYANPTEVYGNYFNFFVSYRNEVLEADTHVQVKEYFSEAFADFTELSIVEGSNRGKFTMHFDHNCKVSEDEAMGLLDEVASIMRSGIEDDSLLVRDIH, encoded by the coding sequence ATGAACGACGAAGTGTTTGAGCTATACGACAGCCAGCTGTTCATGCACGCCCTGCAGAAGGCTGGGCTTGCGCAAGAGATTACGCTTTGCGGGAGCCTGCTCATCCCCCAGAAGATAAGCGACGAAAGGCTCCAGGCGGCAGCGAATAAGGTGCTCGATGCGAACGACGTACTGCGCTCGTACTTCATTGAGAAGGACGGCAAAACGTACCAGACCTACGAGCCGTACAAGGAGCACGTCTTCGAAATTAGGCACTTCGACGATGCCGAAGACATGGAATCGTGGGCGAAGCTCTATGCGACAATCCCCCTCGAATACCGAGTCGAGGGCAAAGGCAAGGGCCCAACGCTCGAAGGCATCGGCAAGCCCAGTCCCAGACTGGCACTCAATATCCTGCGACAACAAAGAGCGACCGCCCGGCGAAGGAAAAAGCTAGGGCTGGAAGGCAGAGAGCCAACGTGCTTCGAGCTGATTCTCGCGCAGCTCCCCGAAGCGTCAGGCGCCCTCATCAAGATGAGCCACATCATCTCCGACGGCTGGTCGATGGTCCTCGTGGGCAATCAGTTCCTGCATGCGCTCAAAGGCGAGCCATTCAAGGCATATGACTACCAGGACTACGTCGAAAGCGACAAGGCGTACAAGCAAAGCGAGCGCGCGCAGCTTGACAGGGACTTCTTCAGGGAGGAATGGCTCAAGCATCCAGAACCCACCATCTGCTTCCCCGGGGAGCTCTATTCCTTCGAGGGAACGAGAAATAGCCTCGACCTTGATGCGGAACTATCCCAAAGCATCCGGGCGTATTGCCTGGATAATCGCGTATCGGGAATGAACGTATTCCTGAGCGCCATCGGAATCTGCCTGAGCAGGAGGCTCGGCAGCGAATCCTTCCATCTGGGGTCGCTCTCGATCAACCGAGCGGGCACGAAGGAAAAGAACACGGTTGGCCTCTTCGCAAGCACGCTACCCATCCTCATGAACGTAACGCCAGACATCAGCTTCAAGCAACTCGTGCACAATATGAGGGAGAAGACGTTTTCCACGCTCAGGCATGCCCGAGGATATGCCAACCCAACCGAAGTGTACGGAAACTACTTCAACTTTTTCGTGAGCTATCGCAACGAGGTCCTTGAAGCCGACACCCACGTGCAGGTCAAGGAATACTTTTCGGAAGCATTCGCGGATTTCACAGAGCTGTCCATAGTGGAAGGCTCGAACCGGGGGAAATTCACGATGCATTTCGACCATAATTGCAAAGTCAGCGAAGACGAGGCCATGGGTCTCCTAGACGAGGTTGCATCCATCATGCGCAGCGGCATCGAGGACGACAGCCTGCTGGTACGTGACATCCATTGA
- a CDS encoding NAD-dependent protein deacylase, which translates to MNEIEQLRAWINECEPGRMVFFGGAGVSTESGIPDFRSPDGLYAQKYGDVSPEEMISRTYFDKHPERFFDFYFDRMIARDAQPNRAHLKLAELEEAGTLSAVITQNIDGLHQKAGSRNVLELHGSVLRNYCMHCGRFFDLDEMLVLREAAADGVPRCPDCGGIAKPDVVLYEEGLDDCTVQASVNAIRSADLLVIAGTSLAVYPAAGLIDFFAGDHLVIINLAPTPRDRYADLCISAKVGEVLGY; encoded by the coding sequence ATGAACGAGATCGAGCAATTGCGCGCATGGATCAACGAGTGCGAGCCGGGACGCATGGTCTTCTTCGGGGGTGCAGGGGTTTCCACCGAGAGTGGCATTCCCGATTTCCGCAGCCCCGACGGGCTATATGCGCAGAAGTACGGTGACGTGTCGCCCGAGGAAATGATTTCGCGTACGTACTTCGACAAGCATCCCGAACGGTTCTTCGACTTCTATTTCGACCGCATGATTGCGCGTGACGCGCAGCCGAACCGCGCGCATCTGAAGCTGGCCGAGCTTGAGGAAGCGGGCACGCTTTCGGCCGTTATTACGCAGAACATCGACGGCCTGCACCAGAAGGCGGGCAGTCGTAACGTGCTCGAGCTGCATGGGAGCGTGCTGCGCAACTACTGCATGCACTGCGGTCGCTTCTTTGATCTAGATGAGATGTTGGTCCTGCGCGAGGCGGCCGCTGATGGCGTGCCGCGCTGTCCGGACTGCGGCGGCATTGCCAAGCCCGACGTGGTGCTCTACGAAGAGGGCCTCGACGATTGCACGGTTCAGGCATCCGTGAATGCGATTCGCAGTGCCGACTTGCTCGTGATTGCCGGTACATCGCTTGCGGTGTACCCTGCTGCAGGTCTTATCGACTTCTTCGCGGGCGACCATTTGGTCATCATCAATCTGGCGCCTACTCCGCGCGACCGTTATGCCGACCTCTGCATCAGCGCCAAAGTCGGCGAGGTCCTAGGGTATTAG
- a CDS encoding Nif11-like leader peptide family natural product precursor, translating into MDIEKLDPAVKAKLKGCETPEEILALAQEEGYELSDSELEGISGGWGRTCGEYVYDPCDSHNWGE; encoded by the coding sequence ATGGACATCGAGAAACTGGATCCGGCGGTGAAGGCGAAGCTCAAGGGCTGCGAGACGCCCGAGGAGATTCTTGCGCTCGCTCAGGAAGAGGGCTACGAACTTTCCGACTCCGAGCTCGAGGGCATTTCGGGCGGATGGGGGAGGACCTGCGGCGAGTACGTCTACGACCCCTGCGATAGTCATAACTGGGGCGAGTAA
- a CDS encoding FAD:protein FMN transferase yields the protein MTRRNRSSSPRRIGIKNPQDLSGILGAVDVADGSVVTSGLYERSFVLNGVRYAHV from the coding sequence CTGACGCGCCGCAACAGGTCGAGTTCGCCGCGGCGTATCGGCATCAAGAATCCCCAGGACCTGAGCGGTATCCTGGGGGCTGTGGACGTCGCGGACGGATCGGTGGTCACAAGCGGGCTATACGAGCGGTCGTTCGTGCTGAATGGTGTGCGCTACGCCCATGTCTAG